From the genome of Ooceraea biroi isolate clonal line C1 chromosome 10, Obir_v5.4, whole genome shotgun sequence:
gttaagttaaacaattatttttgcatgaaaaagttccaaaactttgcctaaaaatcgtacttttgtgttctaagctccaccattttggcacttttcaacttttttcttctctctttggttcatcgacgatgggaactcataaataacgagaacgtatttcaatttttcagtttagacgagatttggaggcaggagaatgctcaccaatttgcaatgccggctgcactaagatgcctccaggacgacctctacaagcgatacattcaaataaaaaaataattttttttatctttaaacatgtactaataaacgcatcaaagttttataatgatccgctgtatagtttttccaaaaacaattcgtaaaatataccttatttttagcgttctaaagcaggctccccccttaagggcatgctggagttgctagtgaactattttttcactatagcgatggtaattgcaatttcgaaaattctctttatcgcttgtgcagaataaaaaatccttttccacaaatgaagtatagatagaaagaaagtccgctctacaggactttatattcaaattggaacaaagttagaaaagacaaatgcaagtttttaactttttgccattttgagtataaagtcctgtagagcggactttctttctatctatacttcatttgtggaaaaggattttttattctgcacaagcgataaagagaattttcgaaattgcaattaccatcgctatagtgaaaaaatagttcactagcaactccagcatccccttaaggggggagcctgctttagaacgttgaaaataaggtataattttacgaatttgtttggagaaactatacagcggatcattataaaactttgatgcatttattagtacatgtttaaagataaaaaaaattattttttgatttgaatatatcgcctgtagaggtcgtcctggaggcatcttagtgcagccggcattgcaaattggtgagcattctcccgcctccaaatttcatccaaactgaaaaattgaaatattttctcgttatttatgaattcccatcgtcgatgaacctttaatattcataaaaacattaagttaaacaattatttttgcatgaaaaagttccaaaactttgcctaaaaatcgtacttttgtgttctaagctccaccattttggcacttttcaacttttttcttctctctttggttcatcgacgatgggaattcgtaaataacgagaacatatttcaatttttcagtttagacgaaatttggaggcaggagaatgctcaccaatttgcaatgccggcgacgcggctgcactaagatttctccaggacgacctctacaagcgatacattcaaataaaaaaataattttttttatctttaaacatgtactaataaacgcATCAAAGTTtgataatgatccgctgtatagtttctccaaaaacaattcgtaaaatataccttattttcagcgttctaaagcaggctccccccttaagggcatgctggagttgctagtgaactattttttcactatagcgatggtaattgcagtttcgaaaattctctttatcgcttgtgcagaataaaaaatccttttccacaaatgaagtatagatagaaagaaagtccgctctacaggactttatattcaaaatggaacaaagttagaaaagacaaatgcattttttaactttttgccattttgagtataaagtcctgtagagcggactttctttctatctatacttcatttgtggaaaaggattttttattctgcacaagcgataaagagaattttcgaaattgcaattaccatcgctatagtgaaaaaatagttcactagcaactccagcatccccttaaggggggagcctgctttagaacgttgaaaataaggtataattttacgaatttgtttggagaaactatacagcggatcattataaaactttgatgcatttattagtacatgtttaaagataaaaaaaattattttttgatttgaatatatcgcctgtagaggtcgtcctgggggcatcttagtgcagccggcattgcaaattggtgagcattctcccgcctccaaatttcatccaaactgaaaaattgaaatattttctcgttatttatgaattcccatcgtcgatgaacctttaatattcataaaaacattaagttaaacaattatttttgcatgaaaaagttcaaaaactttgcctaaaaatcgtacttttgtgttctaagctccaccattttggcacttttcaacttttttcttctctctttggttcatcgacgatgggaactcataaataacgagaacgtatttcaatttttcagtttagacgagatttggaggcaggagaatgctcaccaatttgcaatgccagcgacgcggctgcactaagatttctccaggacgacctctacaagcgatacattcaaataaaaaaataatttttttatctttaaacatgtactaataaacgcatcaaagttttataatgatccgctgtatagtttctctaaaaacaattcgtaaaatataccttattttcagcgttctaaagcaggctccccccttaaataaCGAACAAGTGTGCTCACGCACGTATTAAATCGAGTGAAAAGGGAATAACTTATTTCATTGATCGCGACAGGTGATGGAGAAGGCATCTGTTATCAGCGTGAGCGGCGATGCGATTGCCATATTCAGGGAGATTCACTGCCTAACGCCCCGTGGTCGTTACGACATCAAAATTTTCCAATCTTTCTTCCAACTGCACGGCAAGACTTTCGACTACAAAATTCCCATGTCGACTGTGCTGAGACTCTTCCTTCTGCCGCACAAGGATAATCGGCAAATGTTCTTCGTCGTGAGCCTGGATCCTCCCATAAAGCAAGGCCAAACGCGATATCATTACCTGGTGCTGCTGTTCAATCAGGAAGAGGAAACGTCTATCGAGCTACCGTTCACCGAGAAAGAGCTGAAGGAAAAGTACGAGGACAAATTAACGAAGGAATTATCAGGACCGACGTACGAAGTACTTGGCAAGGTTGGTGAAGAAAGACGAAGAAAAGTTATTCAACTATTTTTTTCTGACTTTTGTATCGTCTTACATCATCTCGGTTTTTCATGACGAATTGTTCGTTTACATTTTAGGTGATGAAAGTGATCATTAATCGGAAGTTGACGGGGCCTGGCCACTTCACTGGTCACACCGGAACTCCCGCGATTGGTTGTTCTTTCAAAGCTGCGGCGGGGTACCTGTATCCGCTCGAGCGAGGCTTCATTTACGTGCACAAGCCGCCGATACACATCCGTTTCGAGGAGATAGCATCGGTGAATTTTGCGCGCGGCGGCGGTTCGACTAGATCCTTCGACTTTGAAATCGAGCTTACGAGCGGCGTGGTGCACACGTTTAGCAGTATCGAGAAAGAGGAGTACGGCAAACTGTTCGATTTCATTACGTCGAAGAAGCTCCGCGTTAAAAATCGCGGTAAGAGCGACAAGCTCAATTACGACGAGGACTTCGGTGACAGCGATCAGGAGGACGAACCGGACGCCTATTTGGCGCGGGTGAAGGCGGAAGCACAGgaacgcgacggcgacgagaaTCAGGACTCCGAGGACGCCTCGTCCGACGAGGAATTCAAGCCGAATCAGGATGAGAGCGACGTTGCCGAAGAGTACGACACCGACGCCAACAGTTCTGAGAGCGACGAGGACTCGGATGCGTCCGCGGCGAGTCacaagaaggagaagaaggaaaaggagaaggagaagaagaaaccTAAAACGGCAAAGACGGCTCCGAAGAAGACACGGAAGTCGAGGAAACCGAAGAAACAGAAGGACGCGAATAGACCGAAGAGGCCACCGACGGCGTTCATGTTGTGGCTTAACAGCACACGTGAGAGCATCAAGGCAGATAATCCGGGAATAGCTGTGACGGAAATCGCGAAGAAGGGTGGCGAGATGTGGCGAGAACTCAAGGACAAGTCCGAGTGGGAAGCGAAAGCGGCAAAGGCGAAAAAGGAGTACGCGGCATCGATAAAAGAATACGAGGCGAGCGGAGGTGGTAAGGCtaaagagaagaaggaaaagacggagaagaagaagaaggaaaccAAGAAAGATTCGCCTAGCAAGATGATGACTGGCACCGCATTTAAGAGCAAGGAATACATCAGCGACGACGACAGCAGCAGCGACGAGAGCAAGAAGTCCGAGAAGAAGCAATCTCAAAATAACGAGAGCGAAGAGGAGAAACGTAAAAAGAAGAAGCGACCTGTGGAAAGTAGTGGAAAGAAGACGACGAAAAAAGCCAAACGGGAGTCGGATGAGAGCGACGCGGAAGAACCCGTCGAGAGTACTCCGCCGTCATCCGACGCGGAATCCAAGGACAGTGATTAAGGAAAGTTGTGTGTGTAAAAGATTCGAGCGAGCGTATCGTTTCTTATTTTACCTTGTCTACGTGCGTCAGCGCGCACTCACGAATCTGAACCGTGGAACAATATGTGCGCGAAATGAGATGGACTTTCATTATTGTTGAATCTttcagtaataaaaataattacccGTTTTGCATCTACGAGCAtggaagaaaggaaggaaacttataaagcattaatttaagaattaatatgttAAGATGTAGATGTGTTAAACAATAACATTAAACCTGGGAGCAATTTAAATTCTGTCACCATGAACCTTAATTAAACCCTCGCGACCTTATTCTTCAAGCAGATGCATTTTGTTCGCCAATGAAAGAAACACATAAAGGAAAAGTCCTCTTTAGGTGGCATGGtggcatatttatttttatgttacaatGATCATTCGTTCTATAcaacaatatttctttatgatCCTTTTTCTCTGGATAAAGTGCGAAAAAGTTAACAGTTTATTAACAAGTTCACGCACAggttgcaaaaataattaaatttgcaattaataataaacgtgATATACTCAGCACATAATTTCTTCCACGGTGCAACATATAACGTACTGCACTACAGACGCAACATGTAAAATGCTCGCTCAGCGGTAATATAGTGTACAATTGTACAATATGGTTAAGTGTCTCTTAAGATACGAAGAAGAACAAACCTAAAACGGCAATCTTCTAGAAAAGATCGAGGACACATTTGtcttgttcattaaatattactcatcgttttataaaaagaaattaagacTGGTGTAGAAagcatttgtttatttatattactggTGACGTCTGAAATTTAAGTAGGAACTTAGCATGAAGCATGACCACTCTTGTCAGCTATGCggcttcttttctttttcgggTTCTAAGTAACTCGcctccatatcttttaattcaaTATGCTGCTCTTTCATCGCCTTCTACAACACGAAAAGATCATTGGCATCGCTTGGCTTcactttgtattttattttacttaaaattttcaGAGTAACAATACTGTTATAGTaccatttttaaaatttccttCTCTAAgttgattaataaatcaaCAGCTTACGCTAGTAAGAAATCTGATTTGCAAGAAGGGAGAATCTTCTGAGAACTTACCGCCACGCAATCTTTATAGACTTTAAGCAAGGAGGCACACATTGTATCGTTGGTATCGccttttaaaaacttttcggAAAACCAACTATTGAAACAAGCGTCGTACTTCTGTTTTAACTCACTGCAATCCTCCATGTTGCACGCTCTCGCTTTTTCTCCcttcttccctttttcttttacgtgtTATAAGCTCACAGGCTTCCTAAAGATGCAAGCAAAATAAGATACTTGTTTTGATTACCTTAACGCACTGCTGATACATTTTGAATAAATGCGAGCATGTGCTATCACTCGTGTCACCTTTCAAGAATTTCTCGGAAAACCACGTGTTGAAGCAAGAGTCGTACTGTTGCTTCAGCTCGTTGCATGTCTCGCCTATGCTGTTCATGAATGTACGCGTATATTATCCTGCAATCAATTTACGTATCAGTTTGGGTTTCAATCAAAATTTCACAGATAATCTTGAAAAAAACGAGCACTAAAGCGGAAAGCAGAAGAGGCTTCCTAACCTAAAACCGCAAAAGCCGTAAACGTTGCTCCGCTGTACTCACTTGCGATGGCGAACCGCGGCAAAGATAATCCACGAGACGAAGATTTATCTTCTCCTTCCGCGGCGTATTATCTCCGGACGCAACGCGTTTTTCCCCCCTTTTCTTCAAGGTTTCTATTTTTGCAGAATCATACGAGTTCGTCAACAAGGAAATTATGGCAAATCCGCATGTGCGCTCGTCCCAACCAGTCGCAGCTCGCCGCTGGTGAGCTCGTCCGGGCCCGTCGTGCGCAATAACGTCGCCTTTAGGTTATTGTCGCTTTTCGTTGCGTATTGGAGGATGCAGCGCGAAGCGGGGCGAATAAATCGCATCGCCGAGGGTCTCGGGCACGGTCTTACATATAGGTCCGGAACTACCTCTAATTTCAGTGGTGGGAGTATGGCCGCTTTTTGAAGACACATTTAGTTTCTAGCATAACCACtactcgtcgctgtcatcgacgtccgcagataaatataacctgaaaaaccggagataagaacctacgtgtgttcatgactcttattgaaaaacggttattgactacaaaagttatcgaaacgtttattgaaatgacgaaatggtgtgcggtaccgaattgcaagaccggcagtagaaccgagcagaaacgttctttatttcgagtgccgaaagacattgttacttggaaaaagtgggaaaaagctattacccgcaaaaataaaataaaaagataaaggacagatttaaacataaaatcctgatggaaaaaatataataaaattttgctaaaatgtatttgaaaattcctatcaattgatcccggttcattatcatttcatcataaattttcaaacttttggaatattagatataaaatttataataaaatacgaaaatttataataaaatataaaaatttatgatgaaatgataataaatcgaGGTCAATTGACAGagagtttcaaatacatttcaacaaattttattacattttttccatcacggaaggattcgtttttattcacacttaattttgagaataaaaactcaattttatttcatatacatatttcactaattcatttacagtcttaaattatttaaagcgttattaatttatcatattgtttcGTGAAGACTGCGAGTGGAATAAAGACAGACAAATATTCCCCCGGCCTCTGACGTCCCTCGTCGCCCTGCGAACATCGATCGCAACGCCTCTAGTGGCTActacagaaataaaaagtgacacacaaaatgatccatctccatctctgaagtttccagacctgtatatAAAACCGTGGCCGAGGGTCTCGGAGTTATAATTGCTACAATTAAGTCCAAATTGGAACAGGCCGCGCGTCTCGATTTGGAGATTGTTTATTTGGGTGCCCTCGCACAAGGGAATTTTGGGAAACGAGAGGCGGATCGTTTTGCTAAAGAGGCCGCTGGGGACGCTTTAGACCTTATTTTAAAGTTCCCTATACGGATTTATTTGCTGAGATTAAAGATTCGCATTTTTTACGGTTTTTAGACTTATTTGCAAGGTAAAGCGGCTCTCACAGGTTCGCATTATTTTACTCATTATCATTCAGCGAGACGTTACCCATGGTATTATCATAAACAATTGAATAGACAaactattgtattattaaacagGCTGCGTAGCAaccattataatttaaattatagtttatttcataaaaatatagtttcgtCTGGGGGCTGCACGTGCGGTAATCCACGTCAGGATATGAACCATGTGATTTTGTATTGTCCGTTATATCGAAATAGAGCTTTTTGCTTttgattacttttattcaGTCTCAGTATCATCGTATTTTTAATGACATAACTCCTTTGCTCCATGATCCACCTGCCAAGTTATGCCGGCTTTTAGttgcatttttcaaatctGTCCAACTGTttccttaaggggaagctggagttgctagtgaactattttttcactttagcgatggtaattgcagtttcgaaaattctctttattgctttgcagaataaaaaatccttttccacaaataaagtatagatagaaagaaagtccgctctacaggactttatattcaaaatggaaaaaagttaaagaagacaaatgcaagtttttaacttttttccattttgaatataaagtcctgcagagcgggctttctttctatctatacttcatttgtggaaaaggattttttattctgcataagcaataaagagaattttcgaaactgcaattaccatcgctagagtgaaaaaatagttcactagcaactccagcatccccttaagtcCAAATTGGAACAGACCGCGCGTCTCGATTTGGAGATTGTGTTTATTTGGGTTCCCTCGCACAAGGGAATTTTGGGAAACGAGACGGCGGATCGTTTTGCTAAAGAGGCCGCTGGGGACGCTTTAGACCTTATTTTAAAGTTCCCTATACGGATTTATTTGCCGAGATTAAAGATTCGCATTTTTTACGGTTTGAGACTTATTTGCAAGGTAAAGCGGCTCTCACAGGTTCGCACTATTTTACTCATTATCATTCAGCGAGACGTTACCCATGGTATTATCATAAACAATTGAATAGACAaactattgtattattaaacagGCTGCGTAGCAaccattataatttaaattatagtttatttcgtaaaaatatagtttcgtCTGTGGGCTGCACGTGCGGTAATCCACGTCAGGATATGAACCATGTGATTTTGTATTGTCCGTTATATCGAGATAGAGCTTTGCTTttgattacttttattcaGTCTCAGTATCATCGTATTTTTAATGACATAACTCCTTTGCTCCATGATCCACCTGCCAAGTTATGCCGGCTTTTAGttgcatttttcaaatctGTCCAACTGTttccttaaggggaagctggagttgctagtgaactattttttcac
Proteins encoded in this window:
- the LOC105282287 gene encoding TP53-regulated inhibitor of apoptosis 1 isoform X1, with translation MNSIGETCNELKQQYDSCFNTWFSEKFLKGDTSDSTCSHLFKMYQQCVKKAMKEQHIELKDMEASYLEPEKEKKPHS
- the LOC105282287 gene encoding TP53-regulated inhibitor of apoptosis 1 isoform X2, producing the protein MEDCSELKQKYDACFNSWFSEKFLKGDTNDTMCASLLKVYKDCVAKAMKEQHIELKDMEASYLEPEKEKKPHS